Genomic window (Streptomyces sp. SLBN-31):
TTCGGCTGGGAGCTGCCCGGCGGCATCGTGGATGAGGGCGAGGACCCCGCCGCGACCGCACTACGGGAGGTTGAGGAAGAGACTGGTTGGCGACCAGATGCTCTTGAGCACGTCGTCACCTATCAGCCCATGGTGGGCATGGTCGACTCACCGCACGAGATCTTCGTTGGCCGTGGCGCTAAGCACGTCGGCGACCCCACCGACCTCGAAGAGTCCGGTCATGTGGCCTGGGTGCCACTAGCCGACATCCCTGGACTCATGGAACGCGGCGAGCTGATGGGGTCGGGAACGCTCGTTGCTCTCTTGCACGTGCTCGCGTCGCGTGCTGCTGGACCGTCGCCTACAACCGCTGCGTGAGCTGTTCGATGCGCCGCCGGTGACGTACTGAGCCGGTTCGGCTGGCGAGTAGCCGTGCCTGACGCAGATGCTCGTGAGCCTGGTCGTATTCGCCGCGTGCGAGGTGCGCTTGCGCGAGATCGCACCGCAGTCCGGCTGTGGCCCGGACAAAGGTCGGGTCCGCAGAGTCCAGCGCAACGTACAAGCTGTCGACGGCATCGTCGTCTCCGAGCAGAGCGAGCGCGTTTCCACGCCACCGAGTTAGGTGGCCCTGGTTGAGGAAAATGCTCAGCATGTCGGGGTCGCGCGCCTCATCGCCGGGCGGGAGCGAGCTCACGGCCTTATCGAGGGCGTGCCGGCACTCCTCAGGCATCCCGGCCTTGGCGCATAGCTCCGCTTCGGCGGCGTATAGCCATGCTTGAAGCCGCGGCGACATCATCTTGCCGCCGACTCGCTGAGCGTCGCGAACAAGCTCGACTGCGATGGCTGGGCGGCCAGCGTCGCAGAGCACGTAAGCCTGCTCGGCCATGGCGTGCGCGAGGTACATCGGCTCGTCGGCTTCCTTGGCCGCCCGCTTGCCCAACTCGTAGTGGCGCCAGGCTCGTTCCACTGCGCCGACATCGAGGGCCTGCCAGGCTGCCAGGGTCGCCGCTCCCGCCAGTGCGCGAGCGACAGGGCGCCTTGTGTCGGGGAGCACCGCAAAGGTCAACGCGTCTTCCAGCGTCGACAGGTGGCCCGTCATCTGATCGATGAGGCTCGCGGCTCCCATCTGGCGGTCGACAGTGCGCAGTAGCTCGGTCTGCTGCATGAAGGTGTCGACCATGGTCAGGCTGACGCTTCGCGCTGCGTCGATCCGAGTGACTAACTCGTCGTACCCGTCGGCCTCGATCGCTTCCGCGGACGCCATGGACTTGCCGTGTAACTCATCGTCCGTTGCGCCTAGTAGAGCCCGGAGGATCTTCGCATAGTGATCGCTGATCGGCCTCCTGCCGTTCTCCCACTCCGAGACGTACACCTTGAGGCTCGCCTTAGACGCGACCGTGAGGACGTGCCGGCGTGCGTACTGCTCGATCTCGTGAACCAGTCGTTCTTGCGACCACTCGCGCGCGGTCCGCACTGCTCGGAGTCCGCTACTCACCTGCACCGCCCTGCATGTGATTCCTGATCCCTAACACCAGCATGCATCACATCAACGCAGGTCGGGAGGGGTTAACAGGGGACTTAACTGTGCGGTCGTGAACCCCTGTTGGCTACCGAGGCGTTGAGCTGCGCGGTTCCCTAGAAGTGTCGCAGGAAGGCGCGTTGAGAAAGCCAGAGCGCGACACCGCTTGACATCTGGTGCGCACCAGATGCAACCTACTGGTGCGCACCAGATGGGAACGCAAAACCGGCGTTTTCGCCGGCCAATGTCAGCACAGGAGCGGCGACCCACCGCCAAGCAAGTACGCCGCTCCCGCCCCTCTGAAGGGAACTTCAATCATGCGTCAGATCCCCGTCGACACGTCCACTGCCACCGTGATGGTGGCGCAGAACCCGGAGCCGAAGGTCAAGGACCGCCGTACCGGTGAGGTCGCTACCGACGCCGACACCGGCGCCACGCTGATGACCGTGAACGTGATGTTCGCGGCCAACGGTGAGGTCGAGATCCTGAACGTCACCGTCCCGGAGACCGGTATCTCCGGTGACCTGCAGATGGGTACGCCGGTCGCGCTCACTGGTCTGATCGCGCGGCCGTGGGAGAACGAGTTCAACGGCCAGAAGCGTCACGGCATCGCCTTCCGCGCGGTTGCGGTCACCTCGCTTGCAGCGGCTGCGTCGAAGCCGAAGGCGGCCTGATCATGCGGTGGTTACTCCTCGCCACCGTCGCGGCCCTGGTGGGGTCGGCGCTGCTGCTTCGGTGGCGCCGCCCGGCCTGGTACTGGATGACCTTCGGTGCCCTGTGCGCCATGGCCAAGGTTCGGCTCCGGTACGCATCAGTGATGGACGCCTGCGATCTCACCGTCGCGGCCTCACGGTTCCGACTGACGCTGGCGCGCTGGTTCGGCTGGGAGACCCCGATGCAGCGCGTCCCGCGGCTGCTGTGGATCAAGCCCACACGAACCGGTCTGCGACTGCGTATCCGAATGCGGCCCGGTCAGGACGCCTTCGACTACTCGGCCGCGGTCGACCGGCTGCGCCACGCCTTCGGCGTCCACCAGGTGACCTCCCGCGAGATCAAGCCCGGCACCATCGAGATCGCCATGACCGGCTATGACGTGCTCAAGCGGGTGCAGATGCCCGCCCGCGTGGATCGCGGCATGTTGCGTGTCCCGGTCGCGCTGTGTGAGGACGGCTCGGTGCACTACCGCGACTACCGCGAGGTGCCCCACTCGATCACCCTGGGTGCGGTCGGCTCGGGTAAGTCGGTGACGCAGCGCCGGGTGATCAGGGAACTCGCCGCACAACGAGTGGCGCTGGTCGGGATCGACTGCAAGAACGGTGTCGAACTCGCCCCGCTCGCCCGCCGCTTCTCCGCCCTGGCCGACAACGCCGACGATGCCGCCGACCTCCTCGAAGCCCTCGTGGCCCGGATGGAGACGATCTATCAGGTGATCCGGCGCGAGCAACGCATTAGTGCGGACACCCCGGATGCGGAGATCACCGCGGATATCTGGGGCCTTCCCGAGCACCTGCGCCCCGTCCCGGTCGTGCTCACCATCGACGAGATCGCCGAACTCGCCCTGTTCACCACCGCCAGGGAGAAGAAGCGCCGCGAACGCGCCGTGGTCGCCCTGGTCCGCCTCGCCCAGCTCGGCCGCGCCGCCGGCATCTTCCTCGACATCTACGGCCAGCGGTTCGGCTCCGAACTCGGCGACGGCATCACCATGCTGCGCGCACAGTTGACCGGCCGCACCTCGCACCGGGTCAACGACGAATCGTCGGCCAAGATGGCGTTCGGGGACATCTCCCCGCACGCGGTGTTCGCCGCCACGCAGATCCGCAACGACCGCCCCGGCATGGCCGTGGTCGGCTACTCCAACG
Coding sequences:
- a CDS encoding helix-turn-helix transcriptional regulator, whose product is MSSGLRAVRTAREWSQERLVHEIEQYARRHVLTVASKASLKVYVSEWENGRRPISDHYAKILRALLGATDDELHGKSMASAEAIEADGYDELVTRIDAARSVSLTMVDTFMQQTELLRTVDRQMGAASLIDQMTGHLSTLEDALTFAVLPDTRRPVARALAGAATLAAWQALDVGAVERAWRHYELGKRAAKEADEPMYLAHAMAEQAYVLCDAGRPAIAVELVRDAQRVGGKMMSPRLQAWLYAAEAELCAKAGMPEECRHALDKAVSSLPPGDEARDPDMLSIFLNQGHLTRWRGNALALLGDDDAVDSLYVALDSADPTFVRATAGLRCDLAQAHLARGEYDQAHEHLRQARLLASRTGSVRHRRRIEQLTQRL
- a CDS encoding FtsK/SpoIIIE domain-containing protein, which translates into the protein MRWLLLATVAALVGSALLLRWRRPAWYWMTFGALCAMAKVRLRYASVMDACDLTVAASRFRLTLARWFGWETPMQRVPRLLWIKPTRTGLRLRIRMRPGQDAFDYSAAVDRLRHAFGVHQVTSREIKPGTIEIAMTGYDVLKRVQMPARVDRGMLRVPVALCEDGSVHYRDYREVPHSITLGAVGSGKSVTQRRVIRELAAQRVALVGIDCKNGVELAPLARRFSALADNADDAADLLEALVARMETIYQVIRREQRISADTPDAEITADIWGLPEHLRPVPVVLTIDEIAELALFTTAREKKRRERAVVALVRLAQLGRAAGIFLDIYGQRFGSELGDGITMLRAQLTGRTSHRVNDESSAKMAFGDISPHAVFAATQIRNDRPGMAVVGYSNGEWRRIRSAYTSMREAVSACNKHADLTPDLPELARFRPLVDVTPVEAPAMAEAA